The genomic region GACAAACCAGAACTAGCCACATCGTCGCAAAAATCCCCAATAAAACTTCTACTATCACAAACCAAAACTTGCCCATCGCGTAACCTTGTGCCGCTATAATTGCCGCAAAAATCGGAAAACTGAAAGATGAGATTCGCTCACGATGAGTTAAATAACTCAAACTCGATGGCAAAATAAACATCAAAAACACCATCAATATCACGATGCCGCGCGAGAAAACAAAATGCGCCGCATGCATTGTGTCGTTCGGACAAAGCGCCACTCCTATCATACAAATCGCAAACAATGAAAGTATCCAACCAGATATCCGAGCAGAGCGAATTTGACCAAGCTTAAGATAACCGCGATTCATAAAAAATCCAATCGTTGCCATAATCAAACCAGATAAAAATACTCCCGAGTTGAACGAAAATGCAGACAAACGGTTCGAAGTGGTTTCGCCCAATCTACTCAAACTCCAGTTCGTCCACCGAGTATCATCAGAAAGCAGCATCGCCGCAACCAAGCCCACAGCCAAAACGACACCATTAAGAATACAGAGCACCTGAAGGCGATTCTTACGCAAAAAATCCTTAGTCTGTCGAAGTTTCATATTGCTTAAAATTGTTCCAAAAAGTCCAACTTGCCACTTTCAAAATGACGGACATCTTCGATTCCATACTTCATCATAACCAAGCGGTCGATTCCGCAACCAAAAGCAAATCCTGTATATTCATTTGGGTCAATTTGCGCCGCCCGAAGAACATTCGGATGAATCATTCCACAACCCAATAGTTCAATCCAACCTTCACCAGAGCAGACTTTACAATCAGGATTTTTTCCTTCACAAAACGGACAACTTAACGCAAACTCGAAGCTAGGCTCGGTGAACGGAAAGTAAAATGGATTAACACGAACGTCAAGTTTCTTGCCATAATATTCCTGCAAAAATTCTTGCAACGTAGCAATCAAATTGCCAACATTAACTCGGCGTGAAACGTACACGCCTTCGACTTGATAAAACGTATGCTCGTGGCGCGCGTCCAAATCTTCGTTACGGAAAACGCGATCAGGAACGATAGCGGCAATAGCCTCGCCTTTTTCCAAATTGTCGCGATATTTCGTCAATACGCGATTTTGCATAGTCGACGTATGCGCCGGAGCAATCAAACGATCGCCATTAGAATCAGTTTCCTCGGTCATAAACGTATCGTAATCGTCGCGCGCTGGATGACCTTTTGGAAAATTCAGACTCTCGAACATATGGAATTGATCGTCAATCTCTCTGGACTCTTCCGTGACAAAGCCCATGCGATTAAAAATTTCAGAAATGCGCTCAATTTCAGTGCTCAGCGGATGAATCGTGCCCTGTTCGCTCGGCAAAAGTTCAGGCTTGGGCGAATTCACATCCATCGGCGCCGTAACGTCAATCGGTTTCAAGTCAACTTTTTCCAGCTCCTCCAGTCGCACAGCAATAGCCTGTTCAACAGCTTGCTTCAGCTCGTTAATTCGCTTACCGAACGGACCACGCTCAACTGGCGGCAACGACTTGATTTGATCATACAATTCCCTAAGTCGTCGATCGCGCAAAAACTCACGCGGAGATTTGGATTGCGAAACCGCCAAAACTATTTCTCTTCTCAATTCATCTAAGTCAACCATTTTATCGTCCTTGCATTAAAAACATTACAATCACCGCACCAGCCATAATAGCAATTAAAATCCACGCCCACGCCAAAGTCGTCGTCTGTTTCGTGCCTTCCAAATATCTTATGTCGTCGACGCCGTCCATAGTTGCCTTTTCTTGCAAACTCGAAGCCTTTGCCTTCTCTCTTAATTCCGCCGCAATTCGCTCTTGCAATTCACTGCGCTGATCCTGTTGATTTACAAATAATCCCATAACTACAGTATAGCAAATTATG from Candidatus Nanosynbacter sp. HMT-352 harbors:
- a CDS encoding DUF998 domain-containing protein, whose product is MKLRQTKDFLRKNRLQVLCILNGVVLAVGLVAAMLLSDDTRWTNWSLSRLGETTSNRLSAFSFNSGVFLSGLIMATIGFFMNRGYLKLGQIRSARISGWILSLFAICMIGVALCPNDTMHAAHFVFSRGIVILMVFLMFILPSSLSYLTHRERISSFSFPIFAAIIAAQGYAMGKFWFVIVEVLLGIFATMWLVLVCRRMELKLSDLKTS
- the pheS gene encoding phenylalanine--tRNA ligase subunit alpha; this encodes MVDLDELRREIVLAVSQSKSPREFLRDRRLRELYDQIKSLPPVERGPFGKRINELKQAVEQAIAVRLEELEKVDLKPIDVTAPMDVNSPKPELLPSEQGTIHPLSTEIERISEIFNRMGFVTEESREIDDQFHMFESLNFPKGHPARDDYDTFMTEETDSNGDRLIAPAHTSTMQNRVLTKYRDNLEKGEAIAAIVPDRVFRNEDLDARHEHTFYQVEGVYVSRRVNVGNLIATLQEFLQEYYGKKLDVRVNPFYFPFTEPSFEFALSCPFCEGKNPDCKVCSGEGWIELLGCGMIHPNVLRAAQIDPNEYTGFAFGCGIDRLVMMKYGIEDVRHFESGKLDFLEQF